Genomic DNA from Nitratidesulfovibrio vulgaris str. Hildenborough:
GAGGAGATGGACGGCGGCGCTGTCATCGTGCAGGCTGCCGTGCCCGTCACGCCGGGTGAACCGCTGGACGACCTCAAAGCCCGCATCCATGCCATGGAACACCGCATCTACCCGCAGGCCCTGCAATGGCTTGCGCAGGGGCGCCTGCGTGTGGAGGGGCGTTGCGTTCATGTCGCCCCGCCGGATAGTGGTGTGGTGCCTGCGGCGGCTGGCGGGGCGTGGCTGGTGAGTCCGCCCCTTGAACCGGGATTCTGAACCGGACGCACATCGGTAGCACATCAGTCGGGGGCGCGTTTCCGGCGCCAAAGCACGTAGGTGGGGCCCTCTGCGTATCATGCGATGCGCGCCCTTGTGTGTGTCCCGTTCCTTCCCGCCTGGCCCCGCTTGTCCCCGGATGGGCCCCGAGGCCTTCAGGGTGTGCGGCAGGGGCCGGCAGGGGGGGGCGGTGATGCGCACCGGGGGGGCGCGTCGGGTGATGCGAGACAGGTGATACGTGTGTGCTGGCTGTCAGGGGGTGTCCACGGCTTCCGGCTGCATCAGTGCGCCGGTGTTCCGGTACGGCAGCCGCAGGGTGAAGCATGTGCCGTGCCCCGGGTCGGACGTCACGTCGAACGTGCCCTTGTGGTTGCGGGTGACGATGAAATAGGAGACCGACAGGCCAAGCCCGGTGCCGACCCCGACATCCTTCGTGGTGAAGAAGGGTTCGAAGACGCGCTTGCGGATGTCCGGCGTCATCCCCGGCCCGTTGTCCTCCACATCTATGCGGGCCATGTCCCCTTCTCGGCGGGTACGCAGGGTGACGCGGGGCCTCTCTTCTGACGGTGGCTTCTCAGCGAGTGCCTGCGCCGCATTGCGCAGCAGGTTGAGGATGACCTGCTCAATCTCCGTCACGGAACAGACCAGCGGCGGCAGGTCGGCGTCATAGTCACGCACGATCATGATGTGCCTGAAATCGTACTTCTTTTTCAGGTCGTAATCGTTGGCGGCAAGGTCCACTGTCCTGTCCAGCGCGTCGCGCAAGTCAACAGTCGAATGGCGTGTCTCGCTTCTGCGGCTGAATTCCAGCATGTTGGCCACGATGTTGGCCGCGCGTGCCCCCGCCTCGCGGATGCCTTCAAGAAAGGCGGGAATCCTGCGTTCGGCAAGATAGGCGTTGATGGCTTCCAGCGGGCAGCCCACCCTGTTGGCGGTATCGGTGTTGGCGGGCAGGGCAGGGTCCAGCCTGCGCTGGATGTTCTGGGCACCGAGGAGAATGGCCCCGAGAGGGTTGTTTATCTCGTGCGCCATGCCAGCGGCAAGCCCACCCACCGACATCATCTTTTCAGTCTGCACCATCAACTCTTCCATATGGACCCGCGCCGTCACATCATCCACTCGTAGCAGCGCGTGGGCTGTCTCCGAATCGGCGATGGGGAACAGGGCGACGTCTTCGAAGAGGGTACGACCTTCATGCTGGTGGGCAAGGCGGTCATGGCGGAACGTTGCACCGTTCTGTATGGCATCCAGCATCTCATCCGTGACCGGGGAGAGGAAGGGCAGCAGTTCCGCCACGGCGCGTCCACGGCCCTCTTCGCTACCTATGCCCACGCGCTCCCCTGCGGCAGCGTTCATGAGCGATACGCGTCCTTCCCTGTCGAGGGCGAACAGGGCGGAGGGGATGGCGTCGATCACGGTTCCGACGAAGGCCCGTTCGCGTTTGAGGTCAGTCTCACGTTGCCGCACCCTGTCGGACATGAGCATGAAGGTGTCGTTCATGGTGTCCAGTTCGGTGAAGTCGTGCCTATGCGGCAGTGGCGGGCCGTATTCGCCCGCTGCCACCCGCCTGAGCGACGCAGCCAGTGCCTTGAGAGGGTCGCCCACCCGCAGGCGGAGGTCGCGTATCAGCCTGAAGGCGAAGACGACATACAGGGCCGTAAGGAGGACGACCAGAAGCCCGATGCCTCCTGCCACCTCGCTCAGCAGGGCTGAACGGCGCTTCAGCGACAGGATCTTCCAGTCGTGGGGCTCCACTGTGGCGACGGTGGCTACCCAGCTGGTGCCGCCGAGATTGAGCGTACCCTGGGTTGGCGGGTCGTGGCGCCTGAAGAACGGCAGGTCGCCGATGTTGCCCTGACGCTGTATTTCTGTGGGGTCGGGGTGTGCGATGAGGTTGCCGAAGCGATCGGTGATGATGAGGGCTTCGCTTTCTTCGGGGAGCAGTTCCTGAATGGAACGGCTGAAGGCATCGAGCCGCAGGGCACCGAGCAGGCGCCCTTTTGTCCACAGGTCTGTTCCGATCCACACCACGACTTCACCTGTATCCCCCAGGGGGATGGGTTTGCCGATGATGGGGCTTGCCGACTCCTCTCCCCGTGGCTGATGGAGCGGGAAATCGACCTGCACCGGGCCGCGTGGTGTACGTGCCACGATGGTGCCGCTGGCATCGAGGACGATGACGCGGGCGAACAGTTCAAGGGCGTGGGCATCGGTGGCGGTGAGGGTGCGAAGAAGGTCTTCGCTGGGTGTG
This window encodes:
- a CDS encoding sensor histidine kinase, encoding MMPVNTSATPTLTGFLQRRLTLWLMLLALFSLASTSAFLYLVQKRNFEERSVRTTTLLTRQINAHIALAQESLREMALRLPRTPSEDLLRTLTATDAHALELFARVIVLDASGTIVARTPRGPVQVDFPLHQPRGEESASPIIGKPIPLGDTGEVVVWIGTDLWTKGRLLGALRLDAFSRSIQELLPEESEALIITDRFGNLIAHPDPTEIQRQGNIGDLPFFRRHDPPTQGTLNLGGTSWVATVATVEPHDWKILSLKRRSALLSEVAGGIGLLVVLLTALYVVFAFRLIRDLRLRVGDPLKALAASLRRVAAGEYGPPLPHRHDFTELDTMNDTFMLMSDRVRQRETDLKRERAFVGTVIDAIPSALFALDREGRVSLMNAAAGERVGIGSEEGRGRAVAELLPFLSPVTDEMLDAIQNGATFRHDRLAHQHEGRTLFEDVALFPIADSETAHALLRVDDVTARVHMEELMVQTEKMMSVGGLAAGMAHEINNPLGAILLGAQNIQRRLDPALPANTDTANRVGCPLEAINAYLAERRIPAFLEGIREAGARAANIVANMLEFSRRSETRHSTVDLRDALDRTVDLAANDYDLKKKYDFRHIMIVRDYDADLPPLVCSVTEIEQVILNLLRNAAQALAEKPPSEERPRVTLRTRREGDMARIDVEDNGPGMTPDIRKRVFEPFFTTKDVGVGTGLGLSVSYFIVTRNHKGTFDVTSDPGHGTCFTLRLPYRNTGALMQPEAVDTP